The Sulfurospirillum diekertiae genomic sequence TTCAGGTGGAGCGTTACATGGAGTATAATGGCTACAGTTTTGCCAAGCGATTTGATCCGTTAAGCTATCTTTATATTATCAAAGCGATGAATATATTTGATGCAACACGTAATTATGACTCGTTAGAAGACTCGCTCAAGTTTATCAAAGCGAAACTCACCCTTATCTCATTTCAAGGCGATTGTCTGTTTATGCCTGAAGAGATGGCTTTGATCAAGACAACGATGGAAAATATGGGCAGAAGTGATCGTGTGGATTATGTCTGTATTGACAGTCAGTATGGGCACGACGCCTTTTTTAGTTGAGTACGATAAGTTTGATTTTTATATTAAAAAAAGCACTGGAAGCGAAGGTATAAGATGCAAGAAGAGAAACAAAGTTTTGAAACAAAGCTTGAGAACGCCAAAGTGATTTTAGAGACACTTTCAAATCCTGAGCTCTCCTTGGAAGAGGGAATGAAGAAGTACCAAGAAGGCATTGCCATTTTAAAAGAAGCAAACAAAATGCTTGAAGAGGCAAAATTAACCTATACAAAATTGCAAGAGAAGGAAGAATTGGCATGAAAATAGCGGCATTGCAACTCAGTACACTTCCAATGAGCGAAGCAAAACTCGATTATTACTTTCGCATTTGCAAACAAAAAGAGGTTGAGGTGGTGCTGTTAAGCGAATACGCACTTAACAGTTTTTTCAAAGAGTTAGAAAGTATGCCACTTTCAATGATTAAAGAACAATCCAATCATAAAATTGAAGTTTTGAAAAAATTGTGTGCGGATTATGATTTACATGTTATTGCCCCGATTGTCAATATTAAAGGGGAGTTTTGCTACAAATGCAATGCTCATTTTTCGGCTAAATCGGTGCATTTTTTTGATCAACAATTTTTAATTAATTATAAACACTGGAATGAAGAGAAATTTTTTGCCAATGCGGTTTCAAAATATGTGTTACCTATCTTTTTACACAATGGTATTCGCTTTGGTATTGTCAGTGGGTATGAGCTTCATTTTGATACTGTTTGGATGGAAGTAATGAAGAAAAATGTGGATGTGGTGCTTACACCAACTTCATCTACATTTGATTCAGCACACCGTTGGGAAGAGCTTCTCAAAATGAGAGCAATGTTAAACAATGTCTATATTTTAAGAG encodes the following:
- the xseB gene encoding exodeoxyribonuclease VII small subunit, producing the protein MQEEKQSFETKLENAKVILETLSNPELSLEEGMKKYQEGIAILKEANKMLEEAKLTYTKLQEKEELA
- a CDS encoding carbon-nitrogen hydrolase family protein, yielding MKIAALQLSTLPMSEAKLDYYFRICKQKEVEVVLLSEYALNSFFKELESMPLSMIKEQSNHKIEVLKKLCADYDLHVIAPIVNIKGEFCYKCNAHFSAKSVHFFDQQFLINYKHWNEEKFFANAVSKYVLPIFLHNGIRFGIVSGYELHFDTVWMEVMKKNVDVVLTPTSSTFDSAHRWEELLKMRAMLNNVYILRANRVGSYKEDETWQFYGKSSLISPFGEVELTLGDKEEMLVATIEKESLAEARKLWGWKKQVSKRESV